The sequence TCCAGCGATACCGTCGAGCCTCACCCCCGGACCAATGACAATCACCCGCCCTAATTCCTTTTACTTGATGGTCCCTTCACTCTTACTTATCCCTCTCCCACCCCCACCCCGTTTGACTCATCTTTAATCGTTTGTTACTCTCCGCGCGAGTGAGAGCAGCTTCGTAACAAGAGTGCAAGTTCATGAACATTGCAGACTATCTGGAACACAAACGAATTGATGTCGATCGCTTTCTCGACTTCGTGGCTCCACCGACTGCCGTGCCACCAACCACGCTACACGAGAGCCTTCGCTATAGTCTGATGGCTGGTGGCAAGCGCGTACGGCCGATTCTGACGATCGCTGCAGCGGACGCGCTGGGCCAGACACCACCCGGCCTCATGGCGGTCGCCTGCTCACTGGAACTCATCCATACTTATTCGCTGATCCACGACGATCTCCCATCGATGGACAACGACGACTTTCGCCGTGGAAAGCCGACGAATCATAAAGTCTATGGCGAAGCGATGGCCATTCTTGCCGGGGACGCGTTGCTCACAATGGCATTCGCCCTAGTCAGCAGACCGGACCTCATGAAGGGCTGCGATCCGGTGCGGCAAGTGCGCATCATTCAAGAGTTGGCCTTTGGGTCCGGCAACATGGGCATGGTGGGAGGTCAGGTCTTCGACATCCAAGCCGAAAACAGGGATATCGATCTCCCGACCCTGCAGAACATTCACAAGCATAAAACCGGCATGCTCATTCGTGCCGCTGTACGAATGGGCGCCATCGCCGCCGGAGCGAGCGACCGGCAACTCGACGACATGACGGCTTATGCCGAAGACATCGGGCTGGCATTTCAAATCGCCGACGACGTGCTGAATGTGACTGGTACGCGCGAAGAGCTTGGCAAGAATCCCAACACCGACATCGAGCGTGGGAAGAAAACTTATCCCACGTTTTATGGCGTGGACGGGGCGAAGAAACTAGCCGATGACTGTGTCACCTGTGCCATCAGCCGTCTCTCCTCCTTTGGCTCTTCGGCCGATCCCTTGCGCGAGATCGCGCGATATATCACAAGTCGTAAGAACTGACGTCGCTCGTGAAGCGTATCTCGTGAAACACAAACCCATACAATCGAGCCTCCATGATTATTTCACGCGCTTTGCGCTTCACGTTTCGCGTTTCATGTTTTCGTCATGAAAGCTCTCGTGACTGGAGCAACTGGGTTTGTCGGAGCCGCGGTGGTTCGCGCCCTGCTTCGGACCGGTGTGGAAGTCCGTGTGATTGCCCGCCCTGGAAGTGATCCAACCAATCTCCAGTCATTGAACATCGACACTGTCTCCGGCGATCTCCGCGATAAAGAATCACTCCGCCAGGCCCTTACCGGTTGCCGCCACCTCTACCATGTTGCCGCACACTACGCCTTGTGGGCCAAAGATCCGTCGATCTTCTATGACATTAACGTGGTCGGCACCAGAAATCTGTTGGAAGTCGCGCGCGAAGTGGGAGTCGAGCGCACGGTCTATTGCAGCACCATTGGCGCGATCGGCTTACCGCCTGGTGGAGGACTCGGAACGGAAGAGACGCCGGTATCACTCGAACAAATGGCCGGCCACTATAAACGCTCGAAGTACCTGGCTGAGCAGGAGGTGCACAAGCTGGCGGAGAAGGGACTGCCCGTCGTCATCGTCAACCCCAGTGCCCCGGTGGGCGAGCGCGACGTGAAGCCGACCCCAACCGGCCAGATCATCGTGGATTTTATGAAAGGCCGGATGCCGGCCTACATTGAAACCGGCATGAACATCATCGACGTCGACGATGTCGCCACCGGCCATCTACTTGCAATGGAGAAAGGCCGCCAGGGTGAACGATATATCCTCGGCGCTAAGAACCTGTTACTGCGTGAGGTATTTGAGATTCTCAGCACATTAACCGGCGTCAAAGCCCCGGTCCTAAAATTGCCGAGGGGCGCGGTGCTTCCGCTCGCCTATCTCAATCACTGGTTTGCCAACCTGACCGGCATACCACCACGCATTCCGCTGGAAGGGGTGAAGATGGCCAAGTACAAGATGCACTATGATTGCAGTAAGGCCGTCCAAGAACTGGGCCTGCCGCAACATCCCCCCGAAGTGGCGCTGGAGAAGGCGGTGCGATGGTTCAAGACTCACGGGTACGCATAACAGTCCTCGCGTAAACCCTGTTCATGGAAGCTGTCATACTTTTTCTCAAGACGATCGTCCTCCGGCCCTATGTTTTTATCTTCCTTGCCGCGTTTCTCTTCTCTGCCGTCAAACTAATCGGCTGGCCACGCACATGGCGGTTCTGGCTCATCAGCTGGGTCACGGCATTCGTCTGCGAGTTCTCGTCCACCAGGACCGGCATCCCCTTCGGCTGGTACTTCTATAATGGCTCGACGGTCGGCCAAGAACTCTATGTGTTCGACGTGCCGTTCATGGATTCCATTTCGTTCAGCTTTCTACTTTTCGCTGCATACTCTGTAGCCCTTGGGCTCGTGCTTCCGATCGCCTCATCTCCGCCCGGCACCAAGTCCTTTCTCAGGCCTCTACGTTTCGACCTGAAGGTTCGTACCAGTTGGGCAATCTACGGACTGACCGCGTTTCTGTTTGCCTTTATCGATATGGTCATCGATCCAGTAGCGCTGCGAGGCGACCGCTGGTTTTTGGGCAAGATTTACTACTATCCC is a genomic window of Candidatus Nitrospira kreftii containing:
- a CDS encoding Farnesyl diphosphate synthase, giving the protein MNIADYLEHKRIDVDRFLDFVAPPTAVPPTTLHESLRYSLMAGGKRVRPILTIAAADALGQTPPGLMAVACSLELIHTYSLIHDDLPSMDNDDFRRGKPTNHKVYGEAMAILAGDALLTMAFALVSRPDLMKGCDPVRQVRIIQELAFGSGNMGMVGGQVFDIQAENRDIDLPTLQNIHKHKTGMLIRAAVRMGAIAAGASDRQLDDMTAYAEDIGLAFQIADDVLNVTGTREELGKNPNTDIERGKKTYPTFYGVDGAKKLADDCVTCAISRLSSFGSSADPLREIARYITSRKN
- a CDS encoding putative dihydroflavonol 4-reductase, translating into MKALVTGATGFVGAAVVRALLRTGVEVRVIARPGSDPTNLQSLNIDTVSGDLRDKESLRQALTGCRHLYHVAAHYALWAKDPSIFYDINVVGTRNLLEVAREVGVERTVYCSTIGAIGLPPGGGLGTEETPVSLEQMAGHYKRSKYLAEQEVHKLAEKGLPVVIVNPSAPVGERDVKPTPTGQIIVDFMKGRMPAYIETGMNIIDVDDVATGHLLAMEKGRQGERYILGAKNLLLREVFEILSTLTGVKAPVLKLPRGAVLPLAYLNHWFANLTGIPPRIPLEGVKMAKYKMHYDCSKAVQELGLPQHPPEVALEKAVRWFKTHGYA
- a CDS encoding hypothetical protein (conserved membrane protein of unknown function), giving the protein MEAVILFLKTIVLRPYVFIFLAAFLFSAVKLIGWPRTWRFWLISWVTAFVCEFSSTRTGIPFGWYFYNGSTVGQELYVFDVPFMDSISFSFLLFAAYSVALGLVLPIASSPPGTKSFLRPLRFDLKVRTSWAIYGLTAFLFAFIDMVIDPVALRGDRWFLGKIYYYPDPGWHFGVPMANYVGWAVVGLISLAIYFSMDRRLAPLSPPDPITQRLLLGIGLYYGVLAFNLGMTFWIGESFMGMSGLLMHLPFLVFVIVRLSNCRQFQPTL